A window of Hevea brasiliensis isolate MT/VB/25A 57/8 chromosome 14, ASM3005281v1, whole genome shotgun sequence contains these coding sequences:
- the LOC131173136 gene encoding squalene monooxygenase SE1-like, whose protein sequence is MEYQYIIGGILAFILGFVLWHRSTGMKKTKESRENVRDEVVKSSEQVLCQSENATNTDIIIVGAGVAGSALAYTLGKDGRRVHVIERDLTLPDRIVGELLQPGGYLKLIELGLEDCVEEIDAQQVFGYALYKNGKSTKLSYPLQNFDQDVAGRSFHNGRFIQRMREKAASLPNVRLEEGTVTSLLEVEGIVKGVQYKTKIGQELTTYAPLTIVCDGCFSNLRRSLCNPKVDIPSCFVALILENCELPYPNHGHVILADPSPILFYRISSSEIRCLVDIPGQKLPSISNGEMANYLKTVVAPQTPQELRDAFDFAINKGNIRTMPNRSMPAAPYPTPGALLLGDAFNMRHPLTGGGMTVALSDIVVLRNLLRPFHDLSNVYSLCKYLESFYTLRKPVASTINTLAGALYKVFSASTDPARNEMREACFDYLTLGGVFSNGPIALLSGLNPRPLKLVLHFFAVAIYGISRLIVPFPSIPRMWIGARMWIGARMISVALRIIFPIIKAEGVRQMFFPTMLTHYRCQVV, encoded by the exons ATGGAATATCAATATATAATTGGAGGAATTCTAGCTTTTATTTTGGGGTTTGTACTGTGGCATAGATCGACAGGAATGAAGAAAACTAAGGAATCAAGGGAAAATGTCAGAGATGAAGTTGTGAAGAGCTCAGAACAAGTGTTATGCCAGTCGGAGAATGCCACGAATACTGATATTATTATAGTTGGAGCAGGTGTTGCTGGGTCAGCTCTTGCTTACACTCTTGGCAAG GATGGACGGAGAGTGCATGTGATTGAAAGAGACCTCACTCTGCCTGACAGAATTGTTGGAGAACTTCTGCAACCTGGGGGTTACCTAAAATTAATTGAGTTGGGCCTTGAAG ATTGTGTAGAAGAAATCGATGCTCAACAGGTATTTGGATATGCTCTTTACAAAAATGGGAAAAGTACTAAACTATCATACCCCTTGCAAAACTTCGATCAAGATGTGGCTGGAAGAAGTTTTCACAACGGACGTTTCATTCAAAGAATGCGTGAAAAAGCTGCATCTTTACCTAA TGTAAGACTGGAGGAAGGGACAGTAACATCCCTACTTGAAGTGGAGGGGATAGTCAAGGGTGTGCAGTACAAAACTAAAATTGGTCAAGAACTTACTACTTATGCTCCACTCACAATAGTATGCGATGGATGCTTCTCAAATTTGCGACGCTCTCTCTGCAATCCTAAG GTTGATATCCCCTCTTGTTTTGTGGCATTGATCCTAGAGAATTGTGAACTTCCATACCCAAATCACGGACATGTTATTCTGGCAGACCCTTCACCAATCTTGTTCTATCGTATTAGTAGCTCTGAAATTCGATGCTTGGTTGACATACCTGGCCAAAAACTACCTTCCATTTCAAATGGCGAAATGGCCAACTATTTGAAAACTGTGGTGGCTCCCCAG ACTCCACAAGAGCTACGTGATGCATTTGATTTTGCAATTAACAAAGGAAACATAAGAACAATGCCTAATAGAAGCATGCCTGCTGCTCCTTATCCCACTCCTGGTGCTCTTCTGTTAGGGGATGCATTTAACATGAGACACCCTTTAACAGGAGGAGGAATGACAGTTGCGCTATCTGATATTGTTGTATTGAGGAATCTTCTGAGGCCTTTCCATGATCTAAGCAATGTATATTCCCTTTGCAAGTATCTTGAGTCTTTCTACACTCTACGCAAG CCTGTGGCATCTACCATAAATACTTTGGCTGGAGCCTTGTACAAGGTTTTTAGTGCATCAACTGATCCTGCAAGAAATGAAATGCGCGAAGCATGTTTTGACTATTTGACTCTTGGTGGTGTATTTTCGAATGGACCTATTGCTTTACTCTCTGGTCTAAATCCTCGTCCATTGAAATTGGTTCTCCATTTCTTTGCGGTGGCTATCTATGGCATCAGCCGCTTAATAGTTCCATTTCCTTCAATTCCACGCATGTGGATTGGAGCACGCATGTGGATTGGAGCTAGAATGATCTCG
- the LOC110641901 gene encoding uncharacterized protein LOC110641901 has protein sequence MDSSNSNSPQANSTSGTSSNTREEEFSPLWRYVTKLEKTGEGGGNCKWICNFCGQEKQGTYTRVRAHLLKITGKGIGVCKKVRNDSISEMRKQEDEATNKITNSQSRRVSLPISITSVPSLNITEPSISAALKKRRVNDSPLGRAFDLQTRAQLDAEIARMFYTGGLPFNFARNPYYVSSYSFAANHVLGGYVPPGYNKLRTTLLQQEKANVERLLEPIKSTWLEKGVSIVSDGWSDPQRRPLINFMVVSESGPMFIKSVDCSGEVKDKQFIANLLKEVIDEVGHQKVVQVITDNASNCKGAGEIIEGMFPHIYWTPCVVHTLNLALKNICAAKNLENNQETYDVCHWITEIHGDALQIKNFIMNHSMRLAIYNRFSPLKLLSVADTRFASIVVMLKRFKLIRRALEAMVMSDQWAQYREDDQGKARFVRDKVVDEDWWEKVVYIIAFTGPIYDMIRVCDTDKPCLHLVYELWDSMIEKVKQVIFDHEGKQADGFSPFYYVVHRILVDRWAKNNTPLHCLAHSLNPRFYSEKWLQEGEGRVPPHMDGEVSTERIKCFRRIFSNEDERIRANDEFANFSLKSRPFADPDSIGSMYVTDPRKWWACFGSNAPLLQRLAFKVLGQPTSSSCCERNWSIYSFIHSCRRNKLTPKRAEDLVFIHNNLRLLSRNSSQYYDEKTKLWDVGGDQFGSMEDVGVLEFADLSLDEPELESVLFDENATTCMEKENEKDSEVEEML, from the exons ATGGATTCTTCAAACTCAAATTCTCCACAAGCAAATAGCACTAGTGGCACTTCTTCAAATACTAGGGAGGAAGAATTTAGTCCTCTATGGAGATATGTAACTAAATTAGAGAAAACTGGAGAAGGAGGGGGTAATTGTAAATGGATATGCAATTTTTGTGGACAAGAAAAGCAAGGGACTTATACTAGAGTGAGGGCTCATTTATTGAAAATCACTGGAAAGGGGATTGGTGTGTGTAAAAAAGTGAGGAATGATAGTATTTCTGAAATGAGGAAACAGGAGGATGAGGCAACAAACAAAATTACCAATTCACAATCTAGGCGAGTTTCTTTGCCTATTAGTATAACTTCTGTTCCTTCATTGAATATAACTGAACCAAGTATTTCAGCAGCtttgaagaaaagaagagttAATGATTCTCCTCTTGGTAGAGCTTTTGACTTGCAAACTAGAGCTCAATTAGATGCAGAGATTGCTAGAATGTTCTACACTGGGGGTCTACCTTTTAATTTTGCTAGAAATCCTTATTATGTGAGTTCTTATTCTTTTGCTGCTAATCATGTTTTGGGTGGTTATGTGCCGCCTGGTTATAACAAATTGAGAACCACATTACTTCAGCAAGAAAAAGCAAATGTAGAGAGGTTGCTTGAACCAATTAAAAGTACTTGGTTAGAAAAGGGTGTTAGTATTGTGAGTGATGGATGGAGTGATCCCCAGAGGAggcctttgattaattttatggtTGTTTCTGAGTCTGGCCCCATGTTTATCAAATCTGTAGATTGTTCTGGTGAAGTGAAAGATAAGCAATTTATTGCTAATTTGCTAAAAGAAGTAATTGATGAGGTGGGTCATCAAAAAGTGGTACAAGTCATTACTGATAATGCTTCAAATTGTAAAGGTGCTGGAGAAATCATTGAGGGAATGTTTCCACATATTTATTGGACTCCTTGTGTTGTGCACACTCTTAATCTTGCTTTGAAGAATATATGTGCagcaaaaaatttggaaaataaTCAAGAAACTTATGATGTGTGTCACTGGATCACTGAAATCCATGGGGATGCTTTGCAAATCAAGAATTTTATAATGAATCATTCCATGAGGCTTGCAATTTATAATCGGTTTAGCCCTTTGAAATTGCTTTCAGTTGCTGACACTCGTTTTGCTTCTATTGTTGTGATGCTTAAAAGATTTAAACTTATTAGACGTGCTTTAGAAGCAATGGTTATGAGTGATCAATGGGCACAATACCGAGAAGATGACCAAGGCAAAGCTAGATTTGTTCGTGATAAAGTGGTAGATGAGGATTGGTGGGAAAAGGTTGTTTACATCATTGCTTTTACTGGGCCCATTTATGACATGATCAGAGTTTGTGACACAGACAAACCATGCCTTCatttggtttatgagttgtgggaTTCTATGATTGAAAAGGTGAAGCAAGTTATTTTTGATCATGAAGGAAAGCAAGCAGATGGGTTTTCTCCTTTTTATTATGTGGTTCATCGAATTCTTGTTGATCGTTGGGCAAAGAACAACACTCCCCTtcattgtttagcccattcattaaatccaag atTTTATAGTGAAAAATGGCTTCAAGAGGGAGAAGGTAGAGTGCCTCCTCATATGGATGGAGAAGTATCAACTGAGAGAATTAAATGTTTCAGGAGGATTTTTTCTAATGAAGATGAGCGAATTAGAGCAAATgatgaatttgcaaatttttctttgaaaagtaGACCTTTTGCTGATCCTGATTCTATTGGAAGTATGTATGTTACAGATCCTAGGAAATGGTGGGCATGTTTTGGTTCTaatgcacctttacttcaaaggTTGGCTTTTAAAGTGCTTGGACAACCTACTTCCTCCTCTTGTTGTGAAAGAAATTGGAGTATTTATTCCTTCATTCATTCATGCAGAAGGAATAAATTAACTCCAAAACGTGCAGAGGACTTGGTTTTTATCCATAATAATCTTCGTCTTCTGTCCAGAAACTCCTCCCAATATTATGATGAGAAGACAAAATTGTGGGATGTTGGTGGTGATCAATTTGGAAGTATGGAAGATGTGGGAGTTCTTGAATTTGCCGACCTTTCATTGGATGAACCAGAGTTAGAGTCTGTTTTGTTTGATGAAAATGCAACTACATGCATGGAGAAGGAGAATGAGAAAGACAGTGAAGTTGAggaaatgttataa